ACTCTCAAAATGCTGGACTTCAGGACAGGTTatttttcacaaagaaaataaatttaatcttgtcttgtttttgttctaAAGGTATTCTTGGCTGTCGAACACTGGCAGCTGCCAGATGCTGAATCAAGAGACCTGTCAGTCATTGTATCAGATCAAATGATGCTTCTGGTGCTCTTTAGGTGCTCAGAGGTgcaatgtctgaaaataaacagatattttaaAAAGTCCATCTGTTCTCACCAAAATGCTGAACGCAGGTGGTGATTAACATGTATCCTCTCAAAGAAACAAGATATGAAAAGGACGATGTCCTCTGACATGCTCATGAGATTAGCATTCCCTCCAAAGAAattcaaaataacaaaacatgcTTTCATGGCATGTTGCAGTTGTTATTTCTCCTCTTGATCTGTTTGCTTTTCTGGGACAAACAATGAGGAGTAGACAGTTCTTTTTTCCGGGAATAATGTTACCCTGCGGCACATAGCCACAGGCAGAGTTTACTCATTCATGTGCTTTTTCTCCTACCAGAGGAGTTCCAAAGCTTTGTTGGGAAACTGCCAACCCATTacgctgtaaacacatctgttGTGGAACACATGTGGAGGACGGATGCCAGCATGCTCCAGCGCTACAGGCAGCTGGAGACCAGTAGCAACCAGCTTTTCACCAAAGCTCGCCGCGCTGCTAACAAGCTCTTCAGCCTCAGCAAGAGATGccgaaaaaagcccaaaatagTCCTGCAGAGGACAAGGTAAGAGGCAAGACAAGAACAAGAGAGGGGAATATTTATACCGCAGCCTGTTAACCCAAGGTGCTCCCCAAAACTTATAATTATGAAAATGATTTATGCACCAGGTGCTGGGAGAAAGCAGCAGAGCGGGACGGTACTTATTAGAAGGCACTTGAGGAAAAGTTGTGGAGTGAGGCGAAATGTGCTGACAGGAGCAAAGCTGCTCCTCTGTTCcactgtgggggggggggggaacaaacAGGATCATGTTTGGCCAAACAGACACATTTAACTGTCTGCAGGTTTAAACTGTATTACAATCAATCCAGCATCCGAAAATGTGTTTGAACGGAATCACATCCAGGAGTTTAAGCTGCTGTGGCCAGCAATACATGATGACTTTGCTTATATTCATTACTGTATTTTCTTTACTGTTACAGCTGCTGTTTCAGCAGCACTCCCACCTGGATACTTTATTTCAGCAGCCTACCAGAGACCACTGTGGTTATAACTTCTCTCAGATTTATGCCACTCTCATGAACACTCTATATTGATAGCTATTTCTGGCAGGGAAATTAACTAAATGACACAATACATCAGCTCTCTAGTCAAATGCCGGCACAGCCTCTCTTAGTTCACAATCCAATTACACATCTTTATCACACCCCTTCTGCTTGTAAAAAAAGGACTCAATAGTAGTTTAGGGTCACTGGGTAAGTCTGTTTCTTTGTATCCCTTTGGAACagaatattgtgttttttatttattgtactcCTATTTAAATAACATTGTTATGTGCTGtatctgctgtaaaataaacagtataaactttaaagaaaagaagacaGTTACAAGAGTATGTATGGGTATGTGCATCTGTTATGTGGGTGTCATCACCACCCATCAGCACCACAGAAGGGGAATTCAATAGATTCAACTATTCAGTTTGATCTGATTTTGCTTCTGGAACTCCAGCCGAGTCGGAGTTTGGCTAAAATAGTTTTTGCTGCACATCAAAACAACACATATTTTGAATGGCAGGATTAATCTTCTTGGGCAAAACATTTCCTTCATTGCATGCataatccaaaaaaaaacatgagactCAAAGTAACAAATATGCATTAGATATTCTTTAATAGGCAATACAGAAGTGTTGTATCTCTAAGCTTGAAGTGTTTAACACAACTGTCATTTCATTCTCAGGCCTCTGCACTTCTGGTTGAGCTACGCCCTCTCCGTTTTATACTGCAGTGAGAACAACCAGGTTGGTGTTTACAGTGACGAGAGCCGCAGCTGCTCCTGCCCCTACAACCATCCGCCTTGCCAGGGCCTCATTCCCTGCTCTGTGGGCGACGGTGCCCGCTGTGCCTCCTGTTCCTCAGAGAACAGGACACGATGCTCCGGCTGCAACCTCGGCTTCACCTTGATCCAGGGAGCCTGCCGGCCCGCCGTGCCCGACCCTACGGACCCCTACCTTGGCTTGGAGAGTGACCGAGACCTGCAGGATCTGGAGCTGCGCTACCTGCTCCAGCGGCGTGACCCGCGCATCGCTCTGAATGCTGTGTTTGTGAGCAATGATGTGCGTGTTAACACCTGGTTTGACCCATCCTGGAGGAAAAGAATGCTGCTTACCCTCAAGAGCAACCGGGTGAAGTCCAACCGCGTTCATATGCTCCTCGGACTCGCCCTCCAGTTTTGCCTCACCAGAAACAGCACTCTGGAGCCGGTGTTGTCTCTGTTTGTGAATCCCTTTGGGGGCAGCCATTCAGAGAGCTGGACCATGCCTATAGGTCAGCACGGATACCCTGACTGGGAGCGGACCAAACTGGATATCCCGTTGGACTGCTATAATTGGACTTTAACTGTAGGAAACAGATGGAAGAGCTTTTTTGAGACAGTTCATTTCTACCTGAGGAGTCGTATCAGGGACCCTGTGGGAGTGACAGGAGGAAACAAAAACTTGACAGTGTACTATGAGCCTCTGGAGGCAACAGAGCCGTCTAACAACATCGGCTACATGAAAGTGAACAGCATGCAGCTTTTCGGATACAGCGTACACTTTGACCCTGAGGCGATCCAGGACCTGATTCTGCAGATAGACTACCCGTACACTCAGGGATCACAGGACTCGgctctgctgcagctggtgGAGCTGCGCTACAGGGTTAACCGCCTCTCGCCTCCAGGGGCCCCGCACGTGGATCTGTTCGCCTGTCTGCTCCGCCACAGACTCAAACTGCCCAGTGCAGACGTGACCAGAATACTCACTGCCCTGCAAGCTTTCAGTGCCAGACAACCAAACTACGCAGAGTACGAGGCAAATAAACTGTGTAGTTAATGGCCACTATTTGATGTTTTGTACTATTTCCTCGTCACAGACAGGCCCGTATCCTTTGTCAGCTGGATCCATTTGTGTCAAGTGTTTGACATGTTCAAGGCTTTGTTGTACATACATTATGTGCAATTAAATTTGATGTTTTCATAATTCTAGTGTAGTTTTATGGATTAAAGCCcctgaaaactttttttttagtagtttTTAAGTATTTCACTATAATATGAAACATGTGACTAAATAAGCATTAATCAAAGAATCAAAGTTAAAGTTTGGGAAACAAAACACCAATATCATTTATTAATAGTTAAACATTTAATAATCTGCTTCTTCAGGACAGTGTGGAtgtggtttgatcagatttgattgGCAGTGGCCTGACAACATAAGCAACCAACCTGACAAATCTTGTCATGTTTTGATTCTGAATGGCGCATTAAAATCCGTGACATCACCTTTTCCAAACTTGGCAACTTCGAAGtagtgagaaaaacaaacaacaatccAGAAATCTCTCACGTGAACTGTTGTTGTTATTGAGTTCATGCACGAGCCCTTTGATCATAGTAAGAAGCTGAATGAGAAAATAACTTATTATTATCACgttacatttttatcacttttacaCAAAAAGCTAGCACGCATCACGATATCCTCACATCGCCTTATCTCTCTGGAGAGTTGTAGTGTTGtgtgctgtgttgtttttgccCATCTGGAGCCTCAGAACACAAGGTCTCCATTCTCCATTGGGGGAATAGCCTCAGCACAGATTACTAAGTGTATAGTGAAAGAAGGGAGGGTCGGAGCAGCCTGCCTCTGTTCCTCCTCTGCTCCTGTCCGCCATTCACAGTTACTGTGATAGATGAGCTGGGGTACCGCAGAGACATGCCCAGCATCAAACAATAGTAAGCTAGGTATCAATGACAAGGATAGTACTCTTGCCCAGCGCCGGAGCGAGTTGGACCCTCAAAAGAGTGACTCTGACCAAAAGGGAAATCAGTTTGAATCCCCCAAGCTGTCGACAGCGGAGCCGTAGGCTAGCAGCATGGTGCGGCTTTGATTAGACGAGCATCTGAAGAACTTGTAGCACAGAAGTAGCTTCATCAGAATTCACCGGACATGTTTCTCCTGAGATTAAAGCCAGACACAGTTTGCTCTGATACTACCGTTCCGAATGAATGTGAAGAGGTTCTTGATGAAGTTTTAATTGTAAAATGAGGTGCTAAGCACACTCCTACCACCACCCTTACTGCCATTCAGATTACTATATGATGCATCATGCTGCAGTGTTACAGTTTAATCAGTTTATGTGGCGTAGATTGACAAAATGCCTCATTTCATTACAAGCATCTCCCATAGACTGCCTTTGAGCTCAAACATTGATTTTACAATGTTATTGGCCACTTTGAAGACACAGCTGCGCTATCTCCACACTATTACACAAGTCTTTTACTGAGCTGTCAGACTTCACAAGAGTATACTGCTTATTAGAAACACCCTTTAAAATTCATTCTTACAGCCGTTTTGCTTTTTTCTGAGGCTCTCaatttaaaagttattttactTTATAGCAGTTTATGCACTGGAAGTAGTAATATTTAACATGCCAAAATCTACCAGcatgtactttgtgttttgatTGACTTCAGGGGAAAGATATTGAATTTGGATCACGTCCCAGTAAAGAGTTAATTCTTGTGGTAAAACTGTGAGCATCTGGTGTGATTTTCAAATCTTTTTAACCAGCAAATATTCTGCATCTGGGTGTGAAAATATGGTGCAGTGTTATTGGAAGCAGTCCAGTGTACCTCTGGGGTGAGacataggaagaaaaaaaaaagaacgagTTTGTTGTTATGAGCAGCTCCAGTTTTGGTTTtacattcacattcacattcactttctgtatcagcttaaaaaaaaattttttgatAACGGAGGCATCATCCTTGACTGAATTTCTGTCAGAGATTAATGGACTGAACACTTTAAGAGagaatgtctttttatttttttatcgatTTGGATACAAATTTAAGCTACATTTATGGCAagccattttaacatttaatagctAGACTGGATATTTATTGCAGATATCCGTAATTCAGCTCTTCCTAGTCAAAAAGAACAATTCAGATATCCACAATGACATTCTTCCTATCTACAATTGTcatttcagatatccacaaCATCATTCTTACTAGTACAAATGACGTCACGTTTCCCATTCATGTGTATGGGGCTTTCAATTTCAGATATCCACATCATTCTTCCTATCCAGAATGAACATTCCAGATATCTGCAATAGAATTATTACTAGGAAGAACTCCCATTTTAGATTTCTACAATACAATTCTTACTTGTCAAAACTCTAATGTCAGATAtccaaaatgaaacaaacattccagatacaaaaatgtacacaaatgTTCACCGCGTGCAATTTTGAAAATCCTCAGTGACCAGCCAACACACATTTAACAAGAGTTGATTTTTAAATAACCGACACAATGTAACAACTAGAAAATAACTGAGACAATAATGAGAAAATCTTTAGGTCAAATTACCAAAAGATTTCATTGGACTGGGCttgctctgtttatttcctcaCTAATAGCTGTGTAATGGCCTGCTTCTGGTGTTTACCAGGAGCATACTGTTTGTGCTCATGCAGGAGCTGACTTGACGTCTTTACATTCCTAGGAAACAGGATGCTCCACTGCACAGGCCAGGATCTTAACACATCCAGTCTGTTAGTTCTGCAGATTTAGTTCATCCCATTGATGTTTTGACTTGGTTTTGCTTACAGTTGCTTAGCTTACCCTGGGGTATGTTTCCCTATTTGATACTTTAGAATAGTTTTGATGTGCTTGACCTAAACGCTATTGAGGAACTTATATGTATCCAGATACAGTGATGCGGCTGCATTCAAACTCCACTTGACCTGCAGGGATTTATGCATCAAAATTTTTCACAAGATTCCTTATCTGGATATTTCTATTTTCATTCAAGTAGAACATTTGCATTTTTGCTCCTCTGTTAATGGATTCTGGGTCAAATTCTTTACAGTTCAAGCAACACAAACCTAACACACAAGGTGATAAAGAGTATGCTTggttaaagaaaaatgtatgcatCCTTGAGAGGTTTTATCTGAGGGCAGGACATTAGGATAAATGTGTGCAAGCAGCtatgcacacacatttacttacacacacacacggggcaGAGGCTGAGTGATAAGCATGAGCTTTGGGTTGGCAGGCTTGTGGGCCTCGGAGGAAACATGAGTTAGactaatgtgtgtgtctgtttaacaAGCATGCTGGTGATGGGAGGCAGGGGCTCAGTGAAGGGGAAGAGTTTATGGAGAGGACGACCCCATGGGAGGCATCAGGAATAATAGCTGACGATACGTCAGAACAGCCCAGACAGCTTGCTTTAAAAGCCACGAGGGAGACCTTCCTTGGAAACTAACTGTAGAGCATTGCTTCTTTCTAGACCTTTTTATGATAAACTGAGCACACAAAGGAGCAGGAAAAAGGTTATTGATCCCTACGAGTCCCATTTGTATTGTTGGCTTTACATTTGCAAATACTCTGGCTGCTTGGAgactgtttgtttgctttgtgtcCTAATTGGACGTCCACATGTGCCATCAGTACTTAATAGTACACTTTTTGTCTCCAGGAGATGTGGATGGGCAATGGGGACATTCATATAGcttttctctccttcactctAAATGCTGTCTACTGAGAGCTATTAAAACCCCATTCAATTAGCATAAGGACATGTTCATTTAGAAAATTAAGAGTGTGGCTATATTCTGCCAGCAGTAATAGGGGGTCTAATGTAGACTGGAATAATGATAAGACATCAAATAATGTTAGGGAGATCCAGCAGTGTAATACCACACTTGCAAATCAAATGAGATCTGACACACCGCTGTTTGAATATGTTGTCACTGCTCATGAAGCTATCCAAACTGAACCATATGATCGCCCAAGATCAGATTGATGGAGAGTTTGACTGATGGCTTTTCAATGCAATACTGACATTTTTGCACTTCACTTCCATTGTCATTAATGCATCTATAAAATGAAGGTTTTTTAATGTCAAAAGCAGTCTTAATGTTAAGTGTTTCTCCTAGGATTTTACTGACAGGGTGGAAAATCCTCTCAATCAGCACGGACTATAGACACTATCAATGGCACAAAATAACCGAGACTGATGGAATGATGAAATCCATCAGCAAGGCAGGTGAAAAATTCTGatatacattacatttcaggtTTCAGAGAATTTTCGAAAGCGGCCTGAGAAGAAACTATAAAGTACAAAAACGGCAATGACTGctataaaatatatgaaaatggaAAGTATTCACCTTATACATCTGCAAACCAATATATTGGTTTGTTGTGCTACTCCAGAAGATTGTCCATTGTGCGATAAAACAAAATTAAGTTACTGATTAGATGTTTCAGAATTATTTAGATCTGGCTATTTGCTCAATAGCAATCAGCCATAATCAACATCATCatcttatttcattttgagagctGTGTGCTGCACAATACAATGTTGGGGATCGCTTCCTCACAAAGATTAACAACAACAGAGGCTTTTGGATTTACATAAAGTCTTTCTATAATGAGCAGTGCCGGTGCACCCctcctctccacacacacacacacacacacacacacacacacacacacacacacacacacacacacacacacacacacacacacacacacacacacacacacacacacatatacaccgtACAAAAGCAATGTATCCAGAAGGTTTCAATTCTTCACCCCACTCTCTCATTATTGCCGCAGCACTAATGACGCAGTGAGGATCAAGGTGCTGTATGGAGATGAAAGAGGAGATGTGAAGGCTTTACAATGCTTCCCAGATCACTGATAAAGCACAGCGTAAACAAAACTTTGCCTGGGGTTTTCACCAAGAGGGAGATGGGATTTAATCTCCAGATTCAGCATCATCCTCTTTAAACTTGCAGCATTAGAGAGGCAGACTGCAGAAACCCTGATGAGGCTCCAAACTGCAATATTAGAACAAATTCACTTGGTTTGGATGTCCAGGGCTCGTACACAAGCACGGTACGGTCTCATTACCCCACTGTCTGTGGAAACCCTAAAGTGTCCTCTAAGTGGCTCTAGAgcagaacatactgtataatagtCCATTAATCAGTGGTTCGGGAATACTTGTCAGCTTGGAACTTGAGGATCCTTGAAGTGCAATCATACTTAATGATAATCGTCAAGGCCACTTTCACTTGCATTCAAGGTCCCTATGGCAGTGTGCAACTGTAACTGTGATAGCATTTCCCTTCGTTTTTCTCTTTGAATGACATACAGTAAAGTGAAGATGTGCAATGTGCAGTAAGCTGTTGGAGAATATTTCATCATCTCATTAAAAGAAGCCACTATCTTCGCTGCCATCTCCAGCAGTTTCCCCTTCAAATGTTTACCCCCCAACACTTCCCAAAAACATTATGCGAGCTACTTTAATTATAAACAGAcacagtttttctttctttagggAATAACATAATTGCATCAAAGTCCAACTAATGTagccttttttattaaatgtccTAATGCCAGTGCAGTGGATGCTATTACTGTTAATGGTTTTACGAAGCTACACCAGCCATAGCCATGTTTGTCCCAAATGGTGATTTCAAGTGACGACCTCATACATTGAATGTTATTAATATTtcaaataataaacaaacaattagTTCTGTTCATTTATTCAGCAGTGTTGGGTGACACCTCTGAGCCTGGCAGCACTTTCAGCGCTCCCCGATCACATTAATCAAACTGGGGCTGACttgcacaaaaaaaaggcaTCTGTAGACCATTTTGCGATTAAGAGAGAATAAGTTCTCTTATAAAAGCACGCAGATCAGCACTTTCGGCCTGTGGGGAATGTTGGAAAGCAGGAGCTGCCATAACTGGACAAACAGCAATCTCACAGCCAGGAATCGTGCAGACAATTATTGAGGGGAAAATGGCATATCTAAGGACAGCTCCGAAAACCTCAGCTGGATGTAATTATGTCTCAAAATCACAAACCATTCATCTCTCTGAACGGCATTCTCCagcagaataaataaaatgaagatGTAGACTTGTTGATCACTTAGATTAGATTTATACGTCTGCCAGTATAGTAATGACTGTTGTATAGTTATCCCAGTCCGAGGCTCAGTGTGCTTGGAGCAGAGGGGAGCGGGGTAAAGTCATGTTTCTGATGACTAAGCCAGTGACAAACCTCACCTCAAGGAAAAATAAACTACCTACCTAAATGCCTTTTGAAAGTTGTTGTGTCTTCCCTCGGTAAGCTGTCTGTTCAATTAAGAAGGAATTTAGGAAAGCAAAGCCAGGTGGCAGCGTGGCAGCAGTAGCCGAGGATTCAGCTTAACTGGGTCATAGTAAATCCAGTCAGATGGTCACATCACGTCTTTGCTTGTGGACCGAGGAAGGCCACTGAGCTTTAGTTTAGCAGCACACActgactcactctctctctctctctctctctcacacacacacacacatgcacacaaagtgACAAACCAGGTTGAGATCACCTAAGAAAGGGCAGAGAGATgagagcacaggcttttattcTCTTTTAATATCCTGCCTTTGCGTCCAGTCAAGAGATACAAAGGCAAGACTAGTCTACAGCCATCTATAGCCATGACAGTGCCTTTGTTGTGCTGTGCTTATTCCTTTGAGCTAAATGCGTGACGTGAATTTTAGACATGGCATGATTGCATATAAAATCAATGGAAAAACATGAGTAGGTGCAGTCGAGGCAAAGGCATGAAGTTGAGGAACTTAAGTAAAACATTAGCACTTATCCCAAGGCTTTGTGAATCTAAACAAGATGAGAGAAATGGAAGAGACTGAAGGAAAATAACAGGACGAACTGGAGTTTATGGTGAGATCAAGTTGACCACAAATGCACACAGGTACAATACCACTGACACAAGGTCGGCGCATACGTTGTGAGATAGCATACAGTTCCGTTTCTGCAAACCACAGATACGttaatatgaaatgtattaaAGGCACCCTTAAGCGTCTGTATGAGACGCACTGGGCTTTCAACTAACTCAAATGTAAAACCATCCACGTAAGGGTTAGGTTAGGGTTGGGTTAGGGTGTATAACGAGCGTCAGGGAGGACATTGTGGGGGATGGGCGGGTCATAAAATTCTGGACTTTCACCCAGTAAACTGCggtttgtttttccatttgtgTCCGGTGTGAACGTGAAACTTAAGTTATGTAACAAGCACAttaaaaaaagtagtttttgtttgaattcacaacattaaccatgtgtttaaaactgcaatcGTGAAGTGTCACTACCCAGTGCATCAATTATAAATTACAATTTAGCCTGAAGGGATCATGAACGTCTGTTTCAAATATCATGGCACATTTAAACCACAAATgttaacctcatggtggcactagaggaaaccAAAGAGGGATGTAATGTCTGAAACCATTAATGTCTGAAGTTTCTGGCAATCCGTGTAGAAAATGTGTTGATATTTCACATGATAGGTGAAAAACCAGGGGATAACCACAGTCTGTAGGAGTTATCCTCTGGGGACTATGATTTTCTCTCCAATTTCATGTCGATCAATTAGATAAatgctgagatatttcagtctggatcgGTCACAGACTGTTACTTCCATCCCTAGAACCACGCCACTAGCACGAATAATAAAGAATACAACGGACTTGATGTGCCTTGATTTGAACTCTTACAACAGACAGACCAAAAGGACTCAGAGGAATTAAACTTCCGTCCCCTCTAATTATTTcagcttttaaaatgtacaagAAATTGTAGCTCCTCACATTGCTTTCTGTCACCCTGATGAGTGACTCTTCAAACACCCCCATGCCCTTGTTATGCTGCATTGTAAGCATGCCATTCGAAGCCTTCACTCGTAATTTCCACACACATTCATCAGGCACAATAACAAGGCTAATTTTAGGGTAAGTAATTGTCACCTGGCCCTGTCCCTCACAGTGGATGTATCGTGTCTTTATTGACTCCTCACTCTGCTTCTAAACACTGCAGACAAAAGGGAAATTCTTTGAAAGTGAAATCTGTCTTTCCTCCCTGCAGGTAAATGTGTACACCATGAGCTGTGAGCATGCACAACtttcagatgatgatgatgatgaaagagCGCTTCAAGT
This is a stretch of genomic DNA from Sander vitreus isolate 19-12246 chromosome 12, sanVit1, whole genome shotgun sequence. It encodes these proteins:
- the LOC144526493 gene encoding BMP/retinoic acid-inducible neural-specific protein 3-like, whose protein sequence is MSCQRISHKRLSLLWEGAALSLWLCCCCCWTSGAGGAAAAAGQGDSAPGSLGWLLSDKGPFHQSLEFTEAAERYQQGFSTRYKIYREFGRWKVNSLAVEKREGFGGSGGLALPLDPDFMHTIRQLGRRPTLQTITESLIKKYGTHVLFSATLGGEESLTIFVDKRKLSQESSPTGADGSRNRSSNTTGSVTLEDLHQLAASYFTDRESTLRRLHHLQIASTAIRVTETRTGPLGCSNYDNLDTVSSVLVHSPENKVQLQGLQVILPGYLQSRFIQAALNYIGCKSEGQFVCQSSDCWCKCSVDFPQCNCPLSDLDTLENNLLRIRDTLRLTYQKFEESEEFQSFVGKLPTHYAVNTSVVEHMWRTDASMLQRYRQLETSSNQLFTKARRAANKLFSLSKRCRKKPKIVLQRTRPLHFWLSYALSVLYCSENNQVGVYSDESRSCSCPYNHPPCQGLIPCSVGDGARCASCSSENRTRCSGCNLGFTLIQGACRPAVPDPTDPYLGLESDRDLQDLELRYLLQRRDPRIALNAVFVSNDVRVNTWFDPSWRKRMLLTLKSNRVKSNRVHMLLGLALQFCLTRNSTLEPVLSLFVNPFGGSHSESWTMPIGQHGYPDWERTKLDIPLDCYNWTLTVGNRWKSFFETVHFYLRSRIRDPVGVTGGNKNLTVYYEPLEATEPSNNIGYMKVNSMQLFGYSVHFDPEAIQDLILQIDYPYTQGSQDSALLQLVELRYRVNRLSPPGAPHVDLFACLLRHRLKLPSADVTRILTALQAFSARQPNYAEYEANKLCS